One Alicyclobacillus acidoterrestris DNA window includes the following coding sequences:
- the spoIIIAB gene encoding stage III sporulation protein SpoIIIAB produces the protein MLKLVGAMLLVLATSLLGFQMARAHRDRPRQLRSLIRALTHLQAEVEYQSTPLPTALANVAERASPPCSSMFRRVSDMLMEKGASVQAAFRSGIAELVADSALKGSDCEPIQMVAETLSTMDRAHLQTQFQLSIDALMQAEQQAREQGLKNARLWQYMGVLTGVILVILLY, from the coding sequence GTGCTGAAGCTCGTCGGCGCGATGCTTTTGGTACTCGCCACTAGCCTCTTGGGATTTCAGATGGCGCGCGCGCATCGCGACAGGCCGCGACAATTGCGTAGTCTCATTCGAGCGCTGACGCACTTGCAGGCGGAGGTCGAATATCAGTCGACACCGCTGCCCACGGCACTTGCGAATGTAGCGGAGCGGGCGAGTCCTCCGTGCTCGTCGATGTTTCGCCGCGTGAGCGACATGCTGATGGAAAAAGGGGCTTCAGTCCAAGCGGCATTCCGTTCTGGAATTGCGGAACTCGTCGCAGATAGTGCGTTGAAGGGATCGGATTGCGAGCCGATTCAAATGGTTGCGGAGACATTGTCCACCATGGACAGAGCACATTTACAGACGCAATTCCAGCTGTCGATAGACGCGCTGATGCAGGCGGAGCAACAGGCCCGTGAACAAGGTCTGAAAAATGCTCGTCTGTGGCAGTACATGGGTGTCCTGACAGGTGTTATCTTGGTGATTCTGCTGTATTAA